AACCTAGCCAAACATATTTGAAATTCGAGGTACCTCTCAACGTTTCCTGTCCCTCCGGGAGAGGCACCGTCTTGTCTCCCTGGGACTCCCGGACTTGTTAAAGTGGTTCTCTACGACATTGAATATGTGAGAACCTAGTGACGAGCGCCTATTTTGGAATCGATTCCAGCGTCGGAACGGGCGCGATCTCGACGCGCCGGTTATGGGCGCGGTTGGCTTCGGAGATGTTGGCGGCAACGGGTTTGGTCTCGCCGAAGCCGGCGGCGAAAATCTTGCCGCGAGGGAACCCCGCCGCAATCAGCGCCCGCATGACGGTCAACGCCCGCTCGGTCGATAGCTCCCAATTATCCCGGAACGGGCTGGTGATCCCGCGCACCGGCCGATCATCGGTAAAGCCGCTCACCATCACATTCATCTCGCCCTGTCCGGTATAGATCCGCAACGGCGTGGCTATGTTTACGATCAGTTGCTGGCCTTCGGCGGAAAGCTCCGCCGATCCCAACTGAAACAATACGCTGCCCTGCATCCCGATACGGCCTTCCCTGAGGGTGATACGCCCTTCGGCCAGCGGTTTCGCCAAGGCGCCCTCCAACGCCGCCAAGCGCTTGGCTTCCGCTTGGCGAGCTTCTTTTTCTTCCCGCAGTTGCACCGCCAACTCGATTTGCAGCACCGTGGACCAAACGAAAAGCAATACGAAGATCCCGAGCAGGCCGACCATGATATCGGCGATCGCCGGCCAGATGCTCCACGCCGGGGTGGCATCCATGCCTTCATCGGCGGGCGGCGTCGGTGAGATATTCATCGGAGGTCGGCGCCGTAGCTAACTCGATTCACGCAAGGCCGTGATCAAACGCCGCAATTCGTCGCCGCGATGTTTGTCCGCTTCGGAAATCACCTGCACGATCTCCTTGAATTCCTTGATACGCGCCCGTTCTCCGTAGTGCAAAGCTTCCGCGGTCTCCGCCAGCGCCGCGATGAGCTTATTGAAATGCGCATCCCAACCGGCAGCTTTATCCGCGATGCCAAGCTCCACGCGTTTTACCAACTGCTGCGCCCAGGCATTGAGGCTGGTGATCTGTTCGGTATCGGCGCGCCGGCGATCCTGCAGATCCTCGCGCATCTTTTCCAACATGGAGTCGAACTGCCGCTGTTGACGGCCCTGTTCAATGCCCCAGGTCTTGCGCAATTGCTGGCGATCTTCCTCGTGCCGATCGACGATTACCGCATACTTAAGCGACAATTCGGATAGATTCTTGGCGGCCTGATCGGCGAACGTGGAGGTCTGTTGGTCAAAACGCGTCACCAGATCCTGGTAGTGCTGGTTCATCCGTCCCAGGAGATCCTGGTGCTGCGTCGCCAGCGCTTCGGACTCCTGGGTAAATCGAGCGCGAACGGCGTCGAGATGACTCTCGAGCGCCCGGCGCTGGGTCTCGCCCTCCTTGAGTCGGCTTTCGGCGTCATTTCGCCAGCTTGCATCGACCGTGGCCACATGCTGTTCCAACTTCTCCAGGTAACCGGAATAGTGTTTACCGATCGTTTCCACATACGCTTTCAACGCGCCGGTAAGCTCCTGGGCATGGACAGCTAACTTGTCGAAATGCTGAAGCTCTTGCACGCTTCGAGCTTGCCGCTCCAATTCAAACAACTTCAAGATCTCACCACGTTGTTCTTGATCGCGTTGCGTACCGCTGTCGAAGCGGGCCTGGACTTTGGAAAAAAGATCTTTACCGGCATCATCCATAATGCCGGCCGCATGCACCAGTATGCCCTTGATGGCGGGTTCAATCTCGGCGCTAAAGTGTTTCACGGCGACGTTTAAATCCGCCCGGATAAGCTCCACCTTCTCGCTGATGGCGCCGGCGACGTGATTCGCAAGCAACTCCTGAGCGTTACGGGTATCATCGCGCGCGGACATTAAGCCCGTCACGGCATCCTGAAAACGCTCCACGACAACGGGAAGGGCCGTCCCCTGTTCGACCAGCTTTTCGAGCGCCGCCGTCTGCCGCGCAACTGGATGAAGCTGGGTCAACGAGCTCGCGGCGAGGCCCGAGACAAGATAATTGAGCCGGCTTTCCTCGCGCCGCGTCAGCGTAGCCGCCAAGCCCAGGACCACCGAGGTCGCTACCCCCGAGACCGAGGTACCGAAAGCGCGCGCCAGCCCGGCAATCGGGGCCAGCAGCGAGTCCCGCAAGGTTTCCAGTTCGGCCGTGGTCTGTAGCGCCTCGCGCGTACCGCTCAAGGTGTCGACCAAACCGATGAAGGTCCCAATCAGGCCGAGCAAGATCAACGCACCGATCAAATAAGGCGTATACGGTGCGCGCAAACTACTCACCTGCACACCCTCGTAAAGCCGGCCATGCACGATTCGATAGAGCGCGGGGCTTAAGCTGTCGAACTGCTCCTCGGCGGGCAGGTTATCATCCAGTGCTTGGATTTCTTTTTGGAACTGCTCGATGTCGGTGGTTTGCAGCCATAATTCATTGATGCCGAAGCCGAAACCCATCAATATGAGCACGACGATGAAAATCGCGCGGAAATCCTCGTAAGGAGCATAGGTGATGATGACCCAAAGCGGAATGATCAGGCCCAGCAATCCGCAATAGAGGATGAGAAAGCGCGGCGCGGTGAGGCGGGCCCAGAATTGTATTTTTATATATTGCATAGGGTCCTCACTCTAGAATATACACTTAACTCGATGGACCACAACACCGCTCGCCTAATTCTACCGGCGCATCCCCCGAGACAGCGCGCGCCGCAGGGTGAATATTACGCAGAAACACCGCGTCCATGCCACCACTCATGCACCGGCATGTGAAAGCTTTCACTAAGGAGGCGCCCGCGGGGAGATCCTGGCCGGGCTAATGGCGTTACTGGACGCGCGATTTCTCGAGCCCGCCGACCCGAATACCGATGAGCCGCACCTTTTTGCTCAACGCGACTCGCCGCGAACAATCGAAGGCGGCTTGCCGGATAAGGTCGCTGGAATCGGTCGGTTGGTCCAAGGTCTTCTCGCGGGTATGGGTTTCGAAATTGCTGAACCGCACTTTTAAGGCGACGGTTCTGCCTCCATAGCCGTCATTGCGCAGGTCGTCGGCCACCTCTCCCGCCAGCGTCGCAATCACGCTCGCGAGCATTTCCAGGTCCCCGATATCGTGTTGGAAGGTGCGCTCCCGGCTGTGGGATTTCGGTTCTCGATGCGTGACCACGGGCCGTCGATCGATGCCCCGCGAAGCCAGGTAAAGAAACTCCCCGTGGGATGGACCGAATTCCTTCACCAAATCGGCGAGGGGTAGGCGAGCAAGTTGTCTAATCGTGGTCACGCCCATCGGAACTAGGCGTTCCGCCGTCACCGGCCCGATGCCAGGTATGCTGCGAACCGGCAGCGGCCAAATGCGATTTTTCAACTCCGCTTCGGTGAGGACAGTCAGACCATCCGGCTTGTCGAGATCGGAACAGATCTTGGCAAGCAGCTTGTTCGGCGCAATCCCGATCGAGCAACTAAGACCGGTCCGTTCCCGAATGCGTTGTTTTATTTTAGTTGCAAGCTGCTCCGGCGCCGGTTCGAGGCCGGTGATATCCAGATACGCCTCATCGAGCCCGGCATCTTCGACCAGCGGGGTGAAGTCTCGCAGTATGGTCTTGATGATCGCCGAGACGCGCGCGTACAGCTCGTAATCCACCGCTAAAAACACTGCCTGCGGACACAGCCTGAAGGCCGCGCGCAGGGGCATGGCGGAATGGATCCCGTGGTTTCTCGCTTCGTACGAGGCAGTCGATACGGCGCCCCGTTCGCGCGGATCCCCCCGCCCACCGATGACGACGGGTTTACCCGCGAGATCCGGGTTCCGCTTTTGCTCCACGGCCGCGAAAAACGCGTCCATGTCGATGTGTAAGATTTGCCTCATGCAACTCGGTTAACAACAATTCGTAGGGTGGGTAAGGGCGCAGCCCGTAACCCGCCGGCCTGACACGCACAGCGTGTCTCCCAAGACTCTGCGATGAATCGGCTAAATCGCTTTATCGCACTGGCTGATCGGATACGGGAAGGAGCTTATTCTCCCGTGCCCACGCGATCCAGTCGACTTCTTCAGTGGCGAGCACTTCGAGATCATTAGCCACACCGTGGTTATCCGTAAAAAGTACCAGGTTCTCACAATCCCAACGCGCGGAAGGTGCGATCAGGCCGTCGCATTCAAGAAAGGCGACGGCCGCCCCGATTTCTTGCGTCCGCGTGTAACCCGCTTCGCTATACAGATCCCAATTAACGCCGAGTTCGGTCAGGTCCGTACGGAGGAAACGAAGCGTTTTCTTCGTTGTGAGGCGAATCCGATGTACTGCGGCAGGTTTGGTGGGCAGGGGCGTATATTGACTCCACTGAAAAACGAGTTCGGCGAGAGCGCCCGCGCGTTTACAACTCGTATAGAGCGCAGCGACACGGTTCTTCGGTGCCCACCGACCACCGCTCGTTGAAGCGGTCAGCGCATCTAAGCTCCTCCGCGTTGCGCGGAAAACCTCGTCATCGAAGGCTATCGGTGGAAATGCACTGAGTCTATCGAGCAGCTCCAGATCATGAATCAATAATCACTCTCCCTCATAAATATACGCCATCTCGGAGTTGGTCAATGACAGCAATCACTTCGTCCGTCTTACCTTGCTGAATGAGTGCGGCTGGTGTTGCGCCGCCAAGCCGTTTCTGTCGAGAAAACAGCCAAAGTCGAGCCTCTTGTGGCTCGTAGAAATCCGAAAGCTGCTCGACGATGTACTCCAATTCGAGAAGAAGTTTTTGTGTATCGGAGCGCGGAAATGCTTTCCCCTGGTTCCAGCGCGATACAGTTTCCGGCCGCGTCCCCAAAAGGTTCGCTACGTCCACGGAGCGCATTGCTCCCTTTTGTT
The nucleotide sequence above comes from Pseudomonadota bacterium. Encoded proteins:
- a CDS encoding OmpA family protein, coding for MNISPTPPADEGMDATPAWSIWPAIADIMVGLLGIFVLLFVWSTVLQIELAVQLREEKEARQAEAKRLAALEGALAKPLAEGRITLREGRIGMQGSVLFQLGSAELSAEGQQLIVNIATPLRIYTGQGEMNVMVSGFTDDRPVRGITSPFRDNWELSTERALTVMRALIAAGFPRGKIFAAGFGETKPVAANISEANRAHNRRVEIAPVPTLESIPK
- the dinB gene encoding DNA polymerase IV — encoded protein: MRQILHIDMDAFFAAVEQKRNPDLAGKPVVIGGRGDPRERGAVSTASYEARNHGIHSAMPLRAAFRLCPQAVFLAVDYELYARVSAIIKTILRDFTPLVEDAGLDEAYLDITGLEPAPEQLATKIKQRIRERTGLSCSIGIAPNKLLAKICSDLDKPDGLTVLTEAELKNRIWPLPVRSIPGIGPVTAERLVPMGVTTIRQLARLPLADLVKEFGPSHGEFLYLASRGIDRRPVVTHREPKSHSRERTFQHDIGDLEMLASVIATLAGEVADDLRNDGYGGRTVALKVRFSNFETHTREKTLDQPTDSSDLIRQAAFDCSRRVALSKKVRLIGIRVGGLEKSRVQ
- a CDS encoding RES family NAD+ phosphorylase — translated: MIHDLELLDRLSAFPPIAFDDEVFRATRRSLDALTASTSGGRWAPKNRVAALYTSCKRAGALAELVFQWSQYTPLPTKPAAVHRIRLTTKKTLRFLRTDLTELGVNWDLYSEAGYTRTQEIGAAVAFLECDGLIAPSARWDCENLVLFTDNHGVANDLEVLATEEVDWIAWARENKLLPVSDQPVR
- a CDS encoding MbcA/ParS/Xre antitoxin family protein; protein product: MNAIARKLELIEQKGAMRSVDVANLLGTRPETVSRWNQGKAFPRSDTQKLLLELEYIVEQLSDFYEPQEARLWLFSRQKRLGGATPAALIQQGKTDEVIAVIDQLRDGVYL